One genomic segment of Schistosoma haematobium chromosome 6, whole genome shotgun sequence includes these proteins:
- a CDS encoding hypothetical protein (EggNog:ENOG4113B52~COG:S): MSAEKDVDQIDTPDSVKNTVPNHGYSLRKGDFAQRPMSIKKFLEPFDHSSLTNNEAGEKYAAYKASFARQQLEEFFERNKSYAWFREKYHPDYLTESSSSMKLFRRRLDIFMEFYRNGYFDNLHLASGYESEIVRLLDMVAIKLAGGTEEDFILLDKLLEDRISEDPNVIIEPSNFQHTENVKPNNNIVQSSDIREGPFDKEKFDASTMKKKPKPDYCDSSKIQKRKEFRIKRRQNNADEEEEGEDSSLSDDESNDSGTDSVNSHSRDSSSSNNNSTSGSSSSSDSSDDDNGSSNSSNSSSSSTDDDDNNNNNNKEHQRKVSISKSNSSDSSDGETVVKHKKKRSKLVKNKNVQENSGHSGDRHRRRHHRHHDDNNNNHDNVHNKVNPISTNHLYNNDHNDQQNKSDCSKVVPDEINTMSSTKSPNTTGSNQSNEVYVLSGLTDPPYVAGGVVISDDTHNNSITNDGEKSMDFDNLTIEKSADPINKDELKELIVTNEQTRRPIHYTTLLFFPHIPFNIFKRDLISVLSTCPHFLRLAILDPVIMPDTVSSITDDQIFGRVKNPMPKILLKRMGWASFTSQYIDDVNNKWISIDLIAIKNKLIEYAVDREASSDLIECLRLSRPILDHLKVPHEERARKTGHLFDKLLSVCPTRIRSKALARRHLVIAARVIYDFDKARGLWSTTEYDTNDNRKNDNNMSADKERGKGEHINLRRHGEVSSIVDDGEEEGEDGGGTTTSEQKEKIYKETLTINKLFLQNNLGENDINHSSNQDRSMDIDQSLENEETMEEQNNDSDVKESSHQKTHKSSSLQDSKNSSDVSMLSDDEKQSDFIDPGDDLIKAANILNSIKTINPLLQGLTDYLVDEGNAEEELLLLGGMQSISFQPPSITKGTLMNNSQMINLHSSLQLQQLDISSRFCESDDSELLVVLDRLILYLRIVHSVDFYAPAFYMNEDLMPHPCRLIHIRPGLNEITKALTQVKSPEKLINSESVDHLFASQIKRLVRLITPLTENDCKGLGYRNADDVVEEFIKLNTRRKKRKADVIWVCPLSNKKFRDPIYVKKHILNKHMEKVEAAKKDNAYFFNNYLMDPARPQLPPEPRSPRRRSQSPSPSRRTARESSHLANETSERERSNSWAQGSNNFQSQRWQQYGRNRNEGGNMGGNYGRDNIHSNLPFYPRPYGRQQYSNFRIPYGGSNQRSYYNGPRTGGYNFNRRGYPRRSYVDLDAP, from the exons ATGAGTGCTGAAAAAGATGTGGATCAAATTGATACGCCGGATTCTGTGAAAAATACTGTTCCAAATCATGGATATTCTCTTCGTAAGGGCGACTTCGCCCAACGGCCAATGTCCATTAAAAAGTTTCTCGAGCCTTTCGACCACAGCAGTTTAACAAATAATGAGGCTGGTGAGAAATATGCAGCCTATAAAGCAAGTTTCGCTCGCCAACAGTTGGAAGAGTTTTTCGAAAGGAACAAATCGTATGCTTG GTTCCGCGAGAAATATCATCCAGATTACCTCACAGAATCATCGTCCAGCATGAAGTTGTTCCGaagacgtttagatatttttatGGAGTTTTATAGAAATGGTTATTTTGACAATCTACATCTAGCCAGTGGTTATGAAAGTGAAATTGTCCGGCTGTTAGATATGG ttGCGATTAAACTGGCTGGTGGGACGGAAGAGGACTTTATTCTTTTGGACAAACTACTCGAAGATAGAATTTCTGAAGATCCCAACGTGATCATTGAGCCATCGAATTTTCAACATACAGAAAATGTTAAACCGAACAACAATATAGTTCAGTCATCAGATATACGAGAAGGACCATTTGATAAGGAGAAATTTGATGCGAGCACTATGAAAAAA AAGCCTAAACCAGATTATTGCGATTCTTCAAAAATCCAGAAGCGTAAAGAGTTTAGAATTAAAAGACGTCAAAATAATGCAGATGAAGAGGAGGAAGGCGAAGACAGTAGTTTAAGTGATGATGAAAGTAATGATAGTGGAACTGATAGCGTAAACAGTCATAGTAGAGATTCCAgttcaagtaataataatagtactagtggtagtagcagtagtagcgaTAGTAGTGACGACGATAATGGTAGCAGTAATAGCAgcaacagtagtagtagtagtactgacgatgatgataataataataataataataaggaacaCCAAAGGAAAGTTAGCATATCTAAAAGCAATAGCAGTGATAGCAGTGATGGTGAGACGGTTGTAAAACACAAGAAGAAGCGTTCTAAACTTGTTAAAAATAAGAATGTCCAAGAAAATTCTGGTCATAGTGGTGACCGTCATCGTCGCCGTCATCACCGTCatcatgatgataataataacaatcacgaTAATGTGCACAACAAAGTTAATCCCATTTCAACTAACCATTTATATAACAATGATCATAACGACCAGCAGAATAAAAGTGATTGTTCAAAAGTAGTGCCTGATGAAATCAACACGATGTCTTCTACGAAATCACCTAATACGACAGGGTCAAATCAATCGAATGAAGTTTATGTACTATCAGGGTTGACAGATCCACCTTATGTTGCTGGTGGTGTTGTTATTAGTGATGATActcataataatagtattactaATGATGGCGAAAAATCTATGGATTTCGATAATCTAACAATAGAGAAATCAGCAGATCCaataaataaagatgaattGAAGGAATTAATTGTCACAAATGAACAAACTCGTCGACCCATTCATTATACAACTTTACTATTTTTTCCACATATTCCATTCAATATATTCAAACGAGATTTAATATCT GTACTTTCCACTTGTCCACATTTCTTACGTTTAGCTATCTTAGATCCTGTTATCATGCCGGATACAGTGTCATCAATAACAGATGATCAAATATTCGGTAGGGTGAAAAATCCTATGCCTAAAATTTTACTAAAACGTATGGGATGGGCATCATTTACTTCACAATATATAGACGATGTTAACAATAAGTGGATTAGTATAGATTTAATCgctataaaaaataaattaattgaatacgCGGTTGATCGTGAAGCTTCAAGTGATTTAATTGAGTGTTTACGTTTATCGCGACCAATTTTGGATCATTTGAAAGTACCACATGAAGAACGTGCTCGAAAGACTGGACATTTGTTCGATAAGTTATTAAGTGTATGTCCAACTCGTATTCGTTCAAAAGCTTTAGCACGTCGTCATCTAGTGATAGCAGCTCGTGTTATTTATGATTTCGACAAGGCTAGAGGTTTGTGGTCAACAACAGAGTATGATACTAATGATAATAGAAAGAATGATAACAATATGTCAGCAGATAAAGAAAGGGGGAAAGGAGAACATATCAACTTGAGACGTCATGGAGAAGTTTCCTCTATCGTTGACGATGGTGAAGAAGAAGGTGAAGATGGTGGCGGTACTACTACTAGTGAACAAAAGGAGAAAATTTATAAAGAGACGTTGACgatcaataaattatttcttcAAAATAACTTAGGCGAAAATGATATCAATCATTCAAGTAATCAAGATCGGTCAATGGATATAGATCAATCTCttgaaaatgaagaaacaatgG AAGAACAAAACAATGATTCAGATGTGAAAGAATCATCTCATCAGAAAACACATAAGTCATCATCATTACAAGACAGTAAAAATTCTAGTGACGTATCTATGCTTTCAGATGATGAGAAACAAAGTGATTTTATTGATCCTGGTGACGACTTAATAAAGGCGGCAAATATATTAAATagtataaaaacaataaatccTCTTCTGCAGGGTTTAACTGATTATCTTGTCGACGAGGGAAATGCTGAAGAAGAACTTCTTTTACTAG GCGGTATGCAATCTATTTCATTTCAACCACCTTCAATAACAAAAGGAacattaatgaataattcacAAATGATTAATTTACACTCATCATTACAATTACAACAACTTGATATATCTTCACGATTCTGTGAATCAGATGATAGTGAATTATTAGTTGTATTGGATcgtttaattttatatttaagaaTAGTACATTCAGTAGATTTTTATGCACCTGCATTTTATATGAATGAAGATTTAATGCCACATCCATGTCGTCTTATACATATTCGACCgggtttaaatgaaataaccaAAGCTTTAACACAAGTTAAAAGTCCAGAGAAGTTAATCAATTCAGAATCAGTTGAtcat TTATTTGCCAGTCAAATAAAACGTTTAGTACGACTCATTACTCCGCTCACAGAAAATGATTGTAAAGGTTTGGGTTATAGAAATGCAGATGATGTTGTGGAAGAATTCATAAAATTGAATACACGTCGGAAAAAACGAAAGGC cGATGTGATATGGGTTTGCCCATTGTCAAATAAGAAGTTCCGAGATCCAATCTACGTTAAGAAACATATTCTCAATAAACATATGGAAAAGGTTGAAGCTGCCAAGAAAGATAAT GCCTACTTTTTCAACAACTATCTTATGGATCCTGCCCGACCCCAGTTGCCTCCTGAGCCAAGATCTCCTAGAAGGCGATCTCAGTCACCCTCACCATCTCGTCGAACTGCTAGAGAATCAAGTCATCTAGCTAATGAAACCAGTGAACGAGAACGTTCTAATTCTTGGGCACAAGGATCAAATAACTTCCAGTCACAAAGATGGCAGCAGTATGGACGCAATCGCAATGAAGGTGGAAATATGGGAGGGAATTATGGACGGGATAATATACACAGTAACTTACCATTCTACCCTCGACCATATGGTCGCCAACAGTATTCGAATTTCCGAATTCCATATGGTGGTAGCAATCAACGTAGTTATTATAATGGTCCACGAACTGGTGGATATAACTTTAATCG ACGTGGCTATCCAAGACGGTCGTATGTTGATTTGGATGCGCCTTGA
- a CDS encoding hypothetical protein (EggNog:ENOG410UM1C~COG:T) — translation MSAEKDVDQIDTPDSVKNTVPNHGYSLRKGDFAQRPMSIKKFLEPFDHSSLTNNEAGEKYAAYKASFARQQLEEFFERNKSYAWFREKYHPDYLTESSSSMKLFRRRLDIFMEFYRNGYFDNLHLASGYESEIVRLLDMVAIKLAGGTEEDFILLDKLLEDRISEDPNVIIEPSNFQHTENVKPNNNIVQSSDIREGPFDKEKFDASTMKKKPKPDYCDSSKIQKRKEFRIKRRQNNADEEEEGEDSSLSDDESNDSGTDSVNSHSRDSSSSNNNSTSGSSSSSDSSDDDNGSSNSSNSSSSSTDDDDNNNNNNKEHQRKVSISKSNSSDSSDGETVVKHKKKRSKLVKNKNVQENSGHSGDRHRRRHHRHHDDNNNNHDNVHNKVNPISTNHLYNNDHNDQQNKSDCSKVVPDEINTMSSTKSPNTTGSNQSNEVYVLSGLTDPPYVAGGVVISDDTHNNSITNDGEKSMDFDNLTIEKSADPINKDELKELIVTNEQTRRPIHYTTLLFFPHIPFNIFKRDLISVSLPVVVAFCIIHVFWNFRLSSLNNSVGQ, via the exons ATGAGTGCTGAAAAAGATGTGGATCAAATTGATACGCCGGATTCTGTGAAAAATACTGTTCCAAATCATGGATATTCTCTTCGTAAGGGCGACTTCGCCCAACGGCCAATGTCCATTAAAAAGTTTCTCGAGCCTTTCGACCACAGCAGTTTAACAAATAATGAGGCTGGTGAGAAATATGCAGCCTATAAAGCAAGTTTCGCTCGCCAACAGTTGGAAGAGTTTTTCGAAAGGAACAAATCGTATGCTTG GTTCCGCGAGAAATATCATCCAGATTACCTCACAGAATCATCGTCCAGCATGAAGTTGTTCCGaagacgtttagatatttttatGGAGTTTTATAGAAATGGTTATTTTGACAATCTACATCTAGCCAGTGGTTATGAAAGTGAAATTGTCCGGCTGTTAGATATGG ttGCGATTAAACTGGCTGGTGGGACGGAAGAGGACTTTATTCTTTTGGACAAACTACTCGAAGATAGAATTTCTGAAGATCCCAACGTGATCATTGAGCCATCGAATTTTCAACATACAGAAAATGTTAAACCGAACAACAATATAGTTCAGTCATCAGATATACGAGAAGGACCATTTGATAAGGAGAAATTTGATGCGAGCACTATGAAAAAA AAGCCTAAACCAGATTATTGCGATTCTTCAAAAATCCAGAAGCGTAAAGAGTTTAGAATTAAAAGACGTCAAAATAATGCAGATGAAGAGGAGGAAGGCGAAGACAGTAGTTTAAGTGATGATGAAAGTAATGATAGTGGAACTGATAGCGTAAACAGTCATAGTAGAGATTCCAgttcaagtaataataatagtactagtggtagtagcagtagtagcgaTAGTAGTGACGACGATAATGGTAGCAGTAATAGCAgcaacagtagtagtagtagtactgacgatgatgataataataataataataataaggaacaCCAAAGGAAAGTTAGCATATCTAAAAGCAATAGCAGTGATAGCAGTGATGGTGAGACGGTTGTAAAACACAAGAAGAAGCGTTCTAAACTTGTTAAAAATAAGAATGTCCAAGAAAATTCTGGTCATAGTGGTGACCGTCATCGTCGCCGTCATCACCGTCatcatgatgataataataacaatcacgaTAATGTGCACAACAAAGTTAATCCCATTTCAACTAACCATTTATATAACAATGATCATAACGACCAGCAGAATAAAAGTGATTGTTCAAAAGTAGTGCCTGATGAAATCAACACGATGTCTTCTACGAAATCACCTAATACGACAGGGTCAAATCAATCGAATGAAGTTTATGTACTATCAGGGTTGACAGATCCACCTTATGTTGCTGGTGGTGTTGTTATTAGTGATGATActcataataatagtattactaATGATGGCGAAAAATCTATGGATTTCGATAATCTAACAATAGAGAAATCAGCAGATCCaataaataaagatgaattGAAGGAATTAATTGTCACAAATGAACAAACTCGTCGACCCATTCATTATACAACTTTACTATTTTTTCCACATATTCCATTCAATATATTCAAACGAGATTTAATATCTGTAAGTTTACCAGTAGTAGTTGCTTTTTGTATAATCCACGTGTTCTGGAATTTTCGTTTAAGTTCATTGAACAACTCAGtcggtcagtaa
- the IRAK1BP1 gene encoding Interleukin-1 receptor-associated kinase 1 binding protein 1 (EggNog:ENOG410VBZZ~COG:T) — KHTLSNHDYRMTIGNVHNPGEVKVSGVGETTSEPDCCKVEILVCSKKPTCTLAEESARKRAEYARQVIYNRHLKKFNVVEHFDTVTEDNGVNAVYKFEITTCDISGMKSLLGYLKSKLPAYIRLGTVECFYSKKRMFELRKEAVEQAVSDAKHKAELIASAFGQRIQGLINVIEDECDVTDEQLQITTPRSNNFNDYHQLKQPNDKNNIDSGVGQSYERPFDWSKPLRNAQRHIRIKLHIICALSNFNN, encoded by the exons AAACACACACTTTCGAATCATGACTACAGGATGACAATTGGTAATGTCCATAACCCAGGTGAAGTTAAGGTCTCTGGTGTCGGAGAAACAACCTCAGAACCTGACTGCTGCAAAGTAGAGATCTTAGTGTGCTCCAAAAAACCTACATGCACTTTAGCTGAAGAGAGCGCAAGAAAAAGAGCTGAATACGCTCGACAAGTAATTTATAACCGACATCTCAAA AAGTTCAATGTTGTCGAGCACTTCGATACGGTCACAGAAGATAATGGTGTGAACGCTGTGTATAAGTTTGAGATAACGACGTGTGACATTTCTGGAATGAAAAGCCTTTTGGGATATCTTAAGTCCAAATTACCAGCATATATAAGACTTGGAACCGTGGAGTGCTTCTATTCAAAAAAGCGGATGTTTGAACTACG CAAAGAAGCTGTTGAACAAGCCGTTTCAGATGCTAAACATAAAGCTGAATTAATTGCATCGGCATTTGGACAAAGAATTCAGGGTTTGATCAATGTTATTGAGGATGAATGTGATGTTACTGATGAGCAGCTGCAAATAACTACACCAAGATCAAATAACTTCAATGATTACCATCAATTAAAACAACCGAACGATAAAAACAATATCGATAGTGGCGTCGGTCAATCGTATGAGCGGCCATTCGACTGGAGTAAGCCATTACGCAATGCTCAAAGACATATACGGATAAAATTACATATTATCTGTGCTTTAAGCAATTTTAATAACTAA